Proteins from a genomic interval of Zerene cesonia ecotype Mississippi unplaced genomic scaffold, Zerene_cesonia_1.1 Zces_u001, whole genome shotgun sequence:
- the LOC119838160 gene encoding arginine-hydroxylase NDUFAF5, mitochondrial-like, which translates to MTVWYPSAWHVMQDVRALGEGNAALSRAPHLRRDCQFAAAALYDEMYAKEVPDKTSRGVPATFQILNFVGWKPDPTQPQPMERGSGEVSLKDLHKIDEIIKHSDKIELRDEDMK; encoded by the exons ATGACGGTGTGGTACCCGAGCGCGTGGCACGTGATGCAGGACGTGCGCGCGCTGGGCGAGGGCAACGCGGCGCTCAGCCGCGCGCCGCACCTGCGGCGGGACTGCCAGTTCGCGGCGGCCGCTTTGTACGACGAGATGTATGCCAAG GAAGTGCCAGATAAAACCTCACGCGGCGTGCCGGCAACGTTTCAAATACTGAACTTCGTGGGTTGGAAACCAGACCCCACTCAGCCCCAGCCCATGGAGCGAGGCAGCGGGGAAGTGTCGTTGAAGGACTTGCACAAGATtgacgaaataataaaacacagcGACAAAATAGAGCTGCGCGATgaagatatgaaataa
- the LOC119838133 gene encoding arginine-hydroxylase NDUFAF5, mitochondrial-like produces the protein MAQVTVFNRILPLKQCKILLRNSEIVSRNHSTNVPKKKTASSVYRSMNVFDRKAKILQKERSAQREDYHLYEYIKEEIGWRTADRVFDVKRVFKNAVELGASRGYVSRHFLPDSVEKVTLCDTSQTHLDKALVGDGVQFEKIVMDEENIDFPENSVDLVVSSLSLHWVNDLPGCFDKIMTCLKPDGVFIGCMFGGDTLIELRQSLQLAESERLGGVSAHISPFTRPRDIGGLLNA, from the exons ATGGCACAGGTTACGGTTTTCAATAGAATTCTTCCATTGAAACAGTGCAAAATACTTTTACGTAATTCCGAAATTGTAAGTCGTAATCATAGTACTAATGTACCGAAAAAGAAAACTGCTAGCTCAGTCTATCGTAGTATGAATGTATTTGATCGGAAAGCGAAGATTTTGCAAAAAGAAAGGTCAGCCCAGAGAGAagattatcatttatatgagTATATTAAAGAAGAAATTGGTTGGAGAACAGCAGATCGTGTATTTGATGTAAAAAGGGTTTTTAAAAATGCTGTAGAGCTAG GAGCTTCCAGAGGCTACGTATCTAGACACTTCCTCCCCGACAGTGTGGAGAAGGTGACCCTATGTGACACATCACAAACACACCTCGATAAAGCGCTGGTTGGTGATGGGGTGCAGTTTGAAAAGATTGTGATGGACGAAGAGAACATTgat TTTCCTGAGAACAGTGTGGATTTAGTTGTATCCTCGCTGTCCCTGCATTGGGTGAATGATTTGCCGGGATGCTTTGACAAAATCATGACCTGCTTAAAACCAGATGGG GTGTTCATTGGCTGCATGTTTGGCGGTGATACATTGATCGAGTTACGTCAATCGTTGCAATTGGCCGAATCGGAGCGGCTCGGAGGTGTCAGTGCGCATATATCCCCGTTCACGAGGCCCAGAGATATTGGCGGGCTGTTGAACGCGTGA
- the LOC119838134 gene encoding small integral membrane protein 12 gives MWPLIFRFLRTNAPYITLPVAAVVGLIGYNLESLLSDRYTPYSKPVQDQRMERIDEELLKDPTNVQKLKYKENVFDKNVPPSLQKN, from the exons ATGTGGCCACTCATATTCCGGTTTTTAAGAACAAATGCGCCGTACATTACGCTTCCTGTGGCGGCAGTGGTTGGACTAATAGGTTATAACTTAGAAAGCCTATTATCTGATAGATATACTCCTTATTCAA agcCTGTGCAGGACCAAAGAATGGAGCGAATAGATGAGGAATTATTAAAGGATCCaacaaatgtacaaaaattaaaatacaaagagAATGTATTTGACAAAAATGTACCACCGTCATTGCAGAAAAATTAG
- the LOC119838190 gene encoding zinc finger protein 525-like, protein MGTKSGVGITDHWMKSIMEPAGSDKQVQNENIQSVKREKMAEAYNGQDTTVTFDMKQNQVRYCCDVCDLTFECLEYLILHKKFHGNDKDTPQMEPETQVVKEGPKKRRKFKCDQCDVKVNSQYHLDIHRSKHEGNAAKKYICQVCDRSFVAAQFLKSHMQSHSATSTINCEICNKSFTGQAYLKLHMQLHNDIKKFKCSKCDEMFPTKNCLKIHMKKHTKIKNFKCDCCQKLFVSKITMEKHRQTHEGQPMDCLVKCNQCDRTMHSSLLRTHIARAHPSTIDDDVKRPHKCSTCGKSFIVKINLNLHIRVCHPDLVDPEDEEDDVMTDNS, encoded by the coding sequence ATGGGGACAAAGTCAGGTGTAGGCATAACAGACCATTGGATGAAGAGTATTATGGAGCCGGCCGGCAGCGACAAACAAGTACAGAACGAGAATATACAATCTGTGAAGCGAGAAAAGATGGCAGAGGCATACAACGGGCAGGATACAACAGTGACATTCGACATGAAACAAAACCAAGTGCGTTATTGCTGTGATGTGTGTGATCTAACATTCGAGTGTTTGGAATATTTGATCCTGCATAAAAAGTTTCACGGCAACGACAAGGACACTCCGCAAATGGAGCCGGAGACTCAAGTAGTGAAGGAGGGTCCGAAAAAGCGGCGTAAGTTTAAGTGCGACCAGTGCGACGTTAAGGTAAACTCTCAGTATCATTTAGACATACACCGCAGTAAACACGAAGGAAACGCGGCCAAAAAGTACATATGCCAAGTGTGCGACCGCAGTTTCGTTGCCGCGCAATTTCTCAAAAGCCACATGCAGTCGCACTCGGCGACGAGCACGATCAACTGTGAAATATGTAACAAGAGCTTTACGGGGCAGGCGTATCTCAAGTTACACATGCAACTACACAACGATATTAAGAAATTCAAATGCTCCAAGTGCGATGAAATGTTCCCCACAAAGAATTGCTTGAAAATACACATGAAGAAGcacactaaaattaaaaacttcaagTGTGACTGCTGTCAGAAGTTGTTTGTATCCAAAATCACAATGGAGAAGCACAGGCAGACGCATGAAGGCCAGCCGATGGACTGTCTGGTGAAGTGCAACCAGTGTGATCGAACTATGCATTCATCGTTACTCCGAACTCACATAGCCAGAGCCCATCCGTCAACGATTGATGATGATGTGAAGCGGCCGCACAAATGCTCGACGTGCGGCAAGAGTTTTATCGTTAAAATCAACTTGAATCTTCACATTAGGGTCTGTCATCCGGATCTAGTAGATCCTGAGGATGAAGAAGATGACGTCATGACAGATAATTCATAG